In one Desulfobaculum bizertense DSM 18034 genomic region, the following are encoded:
- a CDS encoding ATP-binding cassette domain-containing protein: MIKLESVSLSYADTCVVDDLSLHIHSGELFVLHGPSGIGKTSLLELAAGVSAPNSGRVLHAGKTRAVAFQDDALVPWLSARDNLLFALSGRFSLQKRQQQADQALARFELPPKALPPEMSGGMRRRLNLARAFSAEADMLFLDEPFAFLNERWHTEIKNELAQCCARGGAAFVVTHDLAPLLGTPATFAKISAAPVSPATLHFENDTP; encoded by the coding sequence ATGATTAAGCTTGAATCTGTTAGCCTCAGCTATGCGGACACATGCGTTGTGGACGACCTTTCACTGCACATCCATTCTGGAGAACTTTTTGTTCTGCATGGACCGTCTGGCATCGGAAAGACGAGCCTTCTTGAGCTTGCGGCTGGGGTAAGTGCTCCGAACTCAGGACGAGTTCTACATGCGGGAAAGACGCGAGCTGTAGCGTTTCAGGATGACGCTCTTGTTCCATGGCTTTCAGCTCGTGATAATCTTCTGTTTGCGTTAAGTGGACGCTTTTCACTCCAAAAACGTCAGCAGCAGGCCGACCAGGCTCTCGCCCGCTTTGAGCTTCCGCCCAAAGCTCTCCCCCCAGAAATGAGCGGCGGAATGCGCAGAAGGCTCAACCTCGCCCGTGCGTTTTCGGCCGAGGCAGATATGCTCTTTCTCGACGAACCGTTCGCATTCCTGAATGAACGCTGGCACACGGAAATCAAAAACGAACTGGCGCAATGCTGCGCGCGGGGAGGCGCGGCCTTCGTTGTCACTCACGACCTCGCGCCACTGCTCGGAACACCCGCAACGTTTGCAAAAATATCCGCTGCGCCAGTCTCCCCGGCTACCCTGCACTTCGAAAATGACACACCGTAA
- a CDS encoding ABC transporter permease yields MHKSLPRLCALFVLLAGWTLASQLAGELLVPGPLTVFQHLTALSVLPDFWETLLITAWRLALGLGLATGAALLLGLAAGASPHILRFSSPFISTIQSCPPVVWLTLLMVWAGTGTIIPVGVLFAALFPPLFITVTQGRLSLDRRLLAMAKVYAIPKHRQLVQLIIPGTFPHLVSGLSHALTAGWKAVAVAEFLGAGTGIGAKMFWAYRMLDMEELFAWTLVLIFLGACVELGPVSQLRSWAQKYTSRTRDQHND; encoded by the coding sequence ATGCACAAAAGCCTTCCTCGGCTTTGCGCTCTTTTTGTGCTTCTCGCAGGGTGGACGCTTGCCTCCCAGTTGGCTGGCGAACTTCTTGTGCCGGGACCATTAACAGTTTTCCAGCACCTCACAGCACTTTCTGTTCTGCCTGACTTTTGGGAGACCCTGCTTATTACAGCATGGCGTCTTGCGCTTGGACTTGGGCTTGCCACTGGTGCAGCGCTTCTTCTTGGGCTTGCTGCTGGTGCCTCTCCACATATATTGCGTTTCAGCTCTCCGTTTATTTCCACAATCCAGTCCTGTCCGCCTGTGGTGTGGCTTACCCTCCTTATGGTCTGGGCGGGCACAGGGACCATCATACCTGTGGGAGTGCTTTTTGCGGCTCTTTTCCCACCCCTCTTCATTACAGTTACGCAGGGGCGGCTTTCTTTGGACCGCCGTCTTCTTGCCATGGCCAAGGTCTATGCAATCCCCAAGCACCGCCAGCTTGTCCAGCTCATCATCCCTGGAACCTTTCCCCATCTCGTCTCAGGACTATCCCATGCCCTGACAGCGGGCTGGAAAGCTGTTGCTGTCGCGGAATTTCTTGGAGCAGGCACGGGGATTGGTGCCAAAATGTTTTGGGCCTATCGCATGCTCGACATGGAAGAGCTTTTTGCATGGACACTGGTCCTCATCTTTTTGGGAGCCTGTGTAGAGCTTGGACCAGTGAGCCAGCTTCGGAGCTGGGCACAAAAGTATACCTCACGCACACGAGACCAGCACAATGATTAA
- a CDS encoding TonB-dependent receptor plug domain-containing protein yields the protein MFSHFSRLCLCATLFCGLSTSAFAAQDQGTTYALDPVVVSARGVESTLSQTPGGVGVVDKEEIALSPKASIADALSRIPGVSKTGESPWGQDVNIRGMRGTSVVFLIDGKRINTATDINAQMGFINPSDIERIEVIKGPISALYGTGSTGGVINIITKKGHFSSTPEMHGELSGTWSSNPEGTDSYGRANYNAERFWLQLSGGTRDHMSYYGGENLMENSQFEDIQGRINGAFRWTDELTTEFQAMVLEGNDIGIPGGSKSMPANAPVTYPRIGSSLVSLDTTWTPKNGALKELLASLYYSLNDRRVRIDNPMPPVLKITPNASHETVGGKIQGRWQLGEHQLVSGFDAWKWHMRSWRSKYLRNGHILEDQPTPNTTQLSLGLYAEDNWKLNEAWTLNLGARLDRVNMKNHETPQYEEGQSNDWGWNAHAGLTWDFAENWSQTFIAATSYRVPDIMDRFKNIKLGSATIKGNPDLDPEQSFFLEYGLHYNTGNLRLSGSLFHNLVSEYITEGATADPNVFQMENVGEAQIYGAELEAKWFFAPGWSTYATLAATHGEDRNEDEALRNIAPLNGLLGLRYDHSTGFWARVETPWAAGQSDVPEGMETVDGYMLVNAAAGYDFDLWKLQHSVSLVLNNILDTRYENYLANSRGMELEEPGFCAAVTYAVSF from the coding sequence ATGTTTTCACACTTTTCACGTCTCTGCCTGTGTGCCACCCTCTTTTGTGGTTTGAGCACATCTGCCTTTGCAGCACAAGACCAAGGAACAACATACGCCCTTGATCCTGTTGTCGTCTCTGCCCGAGGGGTAGAGTCAACACTCAGCCAGACTCCCGGTGGAGTTGGGGTTGTTGACAAAGAGGAAATAGCCCTCTCTCCAAAGGCAAGCATTGCCGATGCCCTGTCCCGCATTCCGGGTGTAAGCAAAACAGGTGAGTCCCCGTGGGGACAAGACGTCAACATTCGCGGGATGCGCGGAACATCCGTTGTTTTTCTGATTGACGGCAAACGCATCAACACAGCAACCGACATCAACGCCCAGATGGGGTTCATTAATCCCTCTGATATTGAACGCATTGAGGTCATCAAAGGCCCCATCAGCGCCCTGTACGGAACAGGCTCAACAGGTGGTGTCATCAACATCATCACGAAAAAGGGCCACTTTTCCAGCACGCCTGAAATGCACGGCGAACTCAGTGGCACCTGGTCCTCCAACCCGGAAGGAACAGACAGCTACGGGCGCGCAAACTATAATGCTGAGCGCTTTTGGCTCCAGCTTTCCGGCGGCACCCGCGACCACATGAGCTATTACGGTGGCGAGAACCTCATGGAAAACAGCCAGTTCGAAGACATTCAGGGGCGCATCAATGGCGCATTCCGCTGGACAGACGAACTGACAACAGAATTTCAGGCAATGGTTCTGGAGGGCAACGATATTGGCATCCCCGGTGGCTCCAAGTCCATGCCTGCCAATGCTCCGGTGACGTATCCCCGCATTGGGAGCTCCCTTGTTAGTCTGGATACCACATGGACACCCAAAAACGGTGCGCTGAAAGAGCTGCTCGCCAGCCTATACTATAGCCTGAACGACCGCCGTGTCCGCATCGACAACCCCATGCCGCCAGTCCTCAAAATCACCCCGAACGCCAGCCACGAAACCGTAGGAGGCAAGATTCAGGGGCGCTGGCAGCTTGGCGAGCATCAGCTCGTCTCTGGGTTTGACGCGTGGAAGTGGCACATGCGCTCATGGCGCAGCAAGTACCTCCGAAACGGCCATATTCTTGAAGACCAGCCTACGCCCAACACCACACAGCTTTCCCTTGGTCTCTACGCAGAAGACAACTGGAAGCTCAATGAGGCGTGGACACTGAACCTTGGCGCACGGCTTGACCGCGTCAACATGAAAAACCACGAAACGCCTCAGTATGAAGAAGGCCAGAGCAACGACTGGGGCTGGAATGCCCATGCAGGCCTGACCTGGGACTTTGCCGAAAACTGGTCTCAGACCTTCATTGCAGCAACGAGTTACCGTGTACCCGACATCATGGACCGCTTCAAAAACATCAAACTCGGCTCTGCCACAATCAAGGGCAACCCCGATCTTGATCCTGAACAGTCCTTTTTCCTTGAGTACGGTCTTCACTACAACACCGGCAACCTTCGCCTTTCCGGTTCGCTGTTCCACAACCTTGTTTCGGAGTATATTACCGAAGGAGCAACAGCAGACCCCAATGTGTTCCAGATGGAAAACGTGGGTGAAGCACAGATTTATGGTGCTGAGCTGGAAGCCAAATGGTTCTTTGCTCCAGGCTGGTCCACATATGCGACTCTGGCTGCAACACATGGCGAGGACCGCAACGAAGATGAAGCTCTGCGAAACATTGCTCCATTAAATGGACTCCTCGGCCTGCGCTACGATCATAGCACTGGATTCTGGGCACGGGTTGAAACACCATGGGCTGCAGGACAAAGCGACGTCCCGGAAGGGATGGAAACCGTTGACGGTTACATGCTTGTTAACGCCGCTGCAGGCTATGACTTTGACTTGTGGAAGCTCCAGCATAGTGTCAGCCTTGTGCTGAACAACATTCTGGACACCCGATATGAAAATTATCTGGCCAATTCACGCGGAATGGAGCTGGAAGAACCCGGCTTCTGCGCCGCAGTGACGTACGCGGTTTCTTTCTAA
- a CDS encoding winged helix-turn-helix domain-containing protein, protein MAFGLGSASLLKEIDQNGSLAAAARELGMSYRAAWGRIKDIEAALGEKLLEKKGGNKSGYRLSPLGRKMLVAYTEWEEQVHAAALRLAREKFPVPVD, encoded by the coding sequence ATGGCATTCGGTCTCGGAAGTGCTTCGCTTTTGAAAGAAATTGATCAGAATGGATCTCTTGCTGCGGCTGCCCGTGAGCTTGGAATGTCATATCGTGCCGCATGGGGACGAATTAAGGATATTGAAGCTGCGCTTGGCGAAAAGCTGCTGGAGAAGAAGGGCGGCAACAAGTCTGGCTACAGGCTGTCTCCCCTTGGGCGAAAGATGCTTGTTGCCTATACCGAGTGGGAAGAGCAGGTCCATGCTGCGGCCCTTCGACTGGCACGGGAAAAGTTCCCGGTGCCCGTGGACTAG
- a CDS encoding ABC transporter ATP-binding protein, with product MPLLTLHDIRKRFDAHYALRDINLSLEAGQILCFLGPSGCGKTTLLRIIAGLEKEYSGSVSVQGVHIDEEPPHTRGFGLMFQDYALFPHMNVWDNVAFGLRMHKTGAEVENERVADMLRLVGLEDFASRKIQELSGGERQRVALARSLAPEPRLLMLDEPLAALDRSLRERLARELRQILKKVGVTAIFVTHDQAEAFAIADKVAVFHDGRLLQNDSPQRLYSHPTSIQVAEFLGFKNIVPASVLQDGTLLTPLGTFPVPPGTNKRAPGMTPSLLFRPEGAQIATPMQEATAEQIQLTGQVESCTFLGHVYQTEIKMAEGIMFRFLLPTYPSAPKIGEKLRLILPAEACVVLDSDQRPG from the coding sequence ATGCCATTACTCACTCTGCACGATATCCGAAAACGATTTGACGCACATTACGCCCTTCGAGACATCAACCTCAGCTTAGAGGCAGGGCAGATTCTCTGTTTTCTTGGACCATCAGGCTGTGGCAAAACCACATTGCTTCGCATCATTGCCGGACTGGAAAAAGAATACTCTGGTTCAGTCAGTGTTCAGGGCGTTCATATTGATGAAGAGCCTCCACATACACGCGGCTTTGGACTTATGTTTCAGGATTACGCCCTGTTTCCGCATATGAATGTCTGGGACAACGTGGCCTTTGGACTGCGCATGCACAAAACAGGCGCGGAGGTCGAAAACGAGCGGGTCGCCGACATGCTTCGGCTTGTGGGACTTGAGGACTTTGCGTCGCGCAAAATTCAGGAATTGTCTGGCGGTGAACGTCAGCGGGTTGCCCTCGCCAGAAGCCTTGCCCCAGAACCACGACTTCTTATGCTGGATGAGCCACTGGCAGCTCTCGACCGCTCTCTTCGGGAGCGACTCGCCCGTGAGCTGCGCCAGATACTCAAAAAAGTCGGGGTAACGGCAATTTTTGTTACTCACGATCAGGCGGAGGCTTTTGCCATTGCAGATAAGGTGGCGGTTTTTCATGACGGCCGTCTTCTCCAGAACGACAGCCCACAGCGCCTCTATAGCCATCCGACAAGCATTCAGGTCGCTGAATTTCTTGGTTTCAAAAACATTGTCCCAGCCAGTGTGCTTCAAGACGGCACTCTGCTAACGCCTCTGGGAACTTTTCCTGTACCTCCGGGAACAAACAAACGTGCTCCAGGCATGACACCAAGCCTGCTGTTTCGCCCAGAAGGAGCACAAATCGCAACCCCCATGCAAGAGGCTACTGCGGAACAGATCCAGCTCACAGGACAGGTAGAAAGCTGCACTTTTCTTGGGCATGTGTATCAGACAGAAATAAAAATGGCAGAGGGAATCATGTTCCGATTCCTTCTGCCAACGTATCCATCAGCTCCTAAAATTGGAGAAAAGCTCCGACTCATACTGCCAGCCGAAGCCTGTGTTGTCCTCGATTCTGACCAGCGCCCCGGCTAG
- a CDS encoding ABC transporter permease, with product MEDRPIRRRLPALLLIAPPLAFLALFYFYPLLSLFDLSFFADGQFQLERLSGLISSDYYLRTLWFTSWQALASTGLTLFFGLPAAFVLSQYEFPGRRLLRVISGIPFVLPTIVVATAFHALLGPSGLLNTFLMRSFQLQTAPIALDHSIWAILLAHVFYNMTVVIRIVGGFWSTLDPTLVQAARILGASPWQAFRKITLPLLLPAILTSALLVFIFCFCSFGVILILGGPRFATLEVAIYRQAVHIFNLPLAAALSLIQIAFTFVLMWAYTSLQRKASVRMLSLGRRKPRPCKRGMERLAVATASFVLSCFSGLPLTALVLQSLHTAHGLSLRYYTHLFTDSDHSIFFVPPRAAIENSLLFGAATMLLALCLGFCAAKALSQRNAGKLTGFLDPLFMLPLSTSAVTLGFGFIIALDTPPLDLRSSILLVPLAHSLVAFPFVVRTLLPALRSIPQNTKEAATMLGASPFQVWRHIEVPVLSSALVAAAVFAFTISLGEFGATVFVARPQTPTLPLAVYRFLGQPGALNYGQAMAMSSLLMLVTALSFLALEKATPRDWGEF from the coding sequence GTGGAGGACAGACCAATTCGCCGCCGACTTCCAGCCCTGCTGCTGATAGCTCCACCACTTGCATTCCTCGCCCTGTTCTACTTCTATCCACTCCTGTCACTTTTTGACCTCAGCTTCTTTGCTGACGGCCAATTCCAGCTGGAGCGCCTCAGTGGACTCATCTCTTCTGACTATTATCTCCGCACCCTGTGGTTTACGAGCTGGCAGGCACTGGCAAGTACGGGACTGACCCTTTTCTTTGGCCTGCCCGCCGCCTTTGTCCTTTCACAATATGAATTCCCCGGCAGACGACTACTCCGCGTTATTTCGGGCATTCCCTTTGTGCTGCCAACCATTGTTGTTGCGACGGCATTCCATGCCCTGCTTGGTCCCTCTGGCCTGCTGAATACCTTCCTCATGCGCTCCTTCCAGTTGCAGACCGCACCGATTGCGCTCGACCATAGTATCTGGGCAATTCTGCTTGCACATGTCTTCTATAATATGACGGTGGTTATCCGCATTGTTGGTGGATTCTGGAGCACGCTCGACCCAACGCTTGTTCAGGCCGCCCGAATCCTTGGAGCGTCACCGTGGCAGGCGTTCCGAAAAATCACGCTCCCACTTCTGCTCCCGGCAATTCTGACCTCTGCCCTGCTCGTTTTTATTTTCTGCTTCTGCTCCTTTGGCGTCATCCTCATCCTTGGCGGACCACGCTTTGCAACGCTTGAAGTCGCAATCTACAGACAGGCCGTTCATATCTTTAACCTTCCGCTTGCGGCGGCACTCTCACTCATTCAAATAGCGTTTACCTTTGTCCTGATGTGGGCCTATACCAGCCTCCAACGCAAGGCGAGCGTCCGAATGCTCTCGTTGGGACGCCGCAAACCACGCCCATGCAAAAGAGGCATGGAACGCCTTGCTGTCGCGACGGCAAGTTTTGTGCTGAGCTGCTTCTCTGGCCTTCCACTCACTGCGCTTGTGCTCCAGTCCCTGCACACAGCACATGGTCTTTCACTACGCTATTACACTCACCTGTTTACGGACAGCGATCACTCCATATTTTTTGTACCGCCCCGCGCCGCCATAGAAAATTCACTCCTCTTTGGTGCTGCGACTATGCTTCTTGCGCTTTGCCTTGGCTTTTGTGCAGCAAAAGCCCTTAGCCAACGAAACGCGGGGAAACTCACTGGGTTCCTTGATCCACTGTTCATGCTCCCCCTGTCCACATCTGCGGTGACGCTTGGCTTTGGGTTTATTATTGCGCTGGACACCCCACCGCTCGACCTCCGATCCTCAATCCTTTTGGTTCCGCTGGCGCATTCTCTCGTTGCCTTTCCCTTTGTCGTCAGAACGCTTTTGCCAGCCCTGCGCTCCATCCCACAAAACACCAAAGAGGCAGCAACCATGCTAGGAGCCTCACCCTTTCAGGTCTGGCGACACATTGAGGTTCCAGTCCTCAGCTCTGCACTTGTGGCAGCAGCTGTCTTTGCATTTACAATCAGCCTCGGAGAATTTGGTGCAACAGTCTTTGTGGCCCGTCCACAGACGCCAACACTTCCGCTTGCGGTCTACAGATTTTTGGGACAGCCCGGCGCACTGAATTACGGTCAGGCAATGGCTATGAGTAGCCTGCTGATGCTGGTTACCGCCCTGAGCTTCCTTGCCCTAGAAAAAGCAACCCCTCGCGACTGGGGAGAATTCTAA
- a CDS encoding thiamine ABC transporter substrate-binding protein, translated as MKRLLALFLSLAMLSLAACSEDNTPKAPQKAQSRGAGATLTVMTHDSFNMSEAVLDGFQQQTGITVKFLKSGSTGAALNQAILAKGNPLADVFVGVDTTFLSRAIDADIFIPFESAGLRNIPKTLRQDKKSRLTPISFGDVCLNYDKKWFLDKGLTPPASLEDLILPQYKDLLVVENPATSSPGLSFLLATVAHFGEDGYIGYWKALAENGVKITDSWKKAYWGEFSAASDGTRPIVVSYASSPAAEVHFAEEKPHDAPTAAVLTPGSGFRQVEFAGILDGTKHLAEAQQFIDFLLSKSFQEDIPLQMWVYPASTEAILPDEFSKYAQPLREPANLDPQKIAQKREKWIEMWTATVLR; from the coding sequence ATGAAACGCCTTCTCGCGCTATTTCTCAGCCTTGCCATGCTTAGCCTTGCGGCATGCAGCGAGGACAACACTCCCAAGGCCCCACAAAAAGCACAGTCCCGGGGCGCAGGCGCAACACTCACAGTCATGACCCATGACAGCTTTAACATGAGTGAAGCAGTTCTTGACGGCTTCCAGCAACAGACTGGTATTACCGTTAAGTTCCTCAAATCTGGCAGCACGGGAGCAGCACTGAACCAGGCTATACTTGCCAAAGGTAATCCGCTTGCAGACGTCTTTGTCGGCGTCGATACAACATTCCTGAGCCGCGCCATCGACGCAGATATTTTTATCCCATTTGAATCTGCGGGACTACGAAATATTCCCAAAACCCTGCGCCAGGACAAAAAATCCCGTCTTACTCCAATCAGCTTCGGCGATGTCTGCCTGAACTACGACAAAAAATGGTTCCTTGATAAAGGGCTGACACCGCCTGCGAGCCTCGAAGACCTGATTCTTCCCCAATACAAGGACCTGCTGGTCGTAGAAAACCCAGCAACGTCCTCACCGGGGCTTTCGTTCCTGCTGGCAACCGTCGCCCACTTCGGAGAAGATGGCTATATTGGCTACTGGAAAGCGCTTGCCGAAAATGGTGTTAAAATCACCGATAGCTGGAAAAAGGCATACTGGGGCGAATTCTCCGCAGCGTCTGATGGAACCCGTCCCATCGTTGTCAGCTACGCATCAAGCCCTGCTGCAGAAGTTCACTTTGCCGAAGAAAAGCCACACGATGCACCAACGGCCGCAGTGCTGACACCGGGTTCTGGCTTCCGACAGGTCGAATTTGCGGGCATTCTGGACGGGACCAAACACCTCGCCGAAGCCCAGCAGTTTATTGACTTCCTGCTCTCCAAAAGCTTTCAGGAAGACATTCCACTGCAAATGTGGGTGTACCCCGCAAGCACGGAAGCAATCCTTCCCGATGAATTTAGCAAATACGCCCAGCCACTGCGCGAGCCTGCGAACCTTGATCCACAAAAAATCGCCCAAAAACGCGAAAAGTGGATTGAGATGTGGACCGCAACAGTTCTGCGCTAA
- a CDS encoding response regulator produces MKKQFCVLVIENPLGDRKASTQLENAGCYVLTASGCENALNKMPEYVDAVVIDAETPELCTQTALQQLKARAPRTGIVVLAGENMLSLVRGALRAEEYLTIPCMDQDLLPTLERCFLKSQKGFIAPERSALIFSRTSHAISIS; encoded by the coding sequence ATGAAGAAACAATTTTGTGTTCTCGTTATCGAGAACCCCCTTGGTGATCGCAAGGCATCTACCCAGCTCGAAAATGCGGGCTGTTACGTCCTGACTGCCTCCGGTTGCGAAAATGCACTGAACAAGATGCCTGAGTATGTCGACGCCGTCGTCATCGATGCAGAAACTCCTGAGCTGTGCACGCAGACTGCCCTGCAGCAGCTCAAAGCACGCGCACCACGCACCGGTATTGTCGTCCTCGCAGGCGAAAATATGCTCTCTCTCGTTCGCGGTGCTCTTCGCGCTGAGGAGTATCTCACCATCCCTTGCATGGATCAGGACTTACTCCCGACTCTCGAACGCTGCTTCCTCAAAAGCCAAAAGGGCTTTATCGCTCCCGAACGAAGCGCTTTGATTTTCTCAAGGACATCTCACGCTATTTCTATCTCCTAA
- a CDS encoding Crp/Fnr family transcriptional regulator codes for MMTQTSLSPMNMLEVLQNSENNPFMGMFRERKYLKNNMIYTPAESGDQMIVVKRGKVRVFLADEDKEFNLAILQEGDAYTTHTRASLQALTDTTLLVTEMDAFGEHAADSPFFSMATLTVLGEHLRNTLNIINRLAFKDIKMRLCDFLQQEAHQKGESSRAGVVVSTGLSVKQIADFVGSTRQTVSTLLNEMQKEGILTRLSRGKYVIHDLDELMIGANSSSKGNSPRRKAM; via the coding sequence ATGATGACGCAAACGAGCCTTAGCCCGATGAACATGTTGGAAGTGTTGCAGAACTCCGAAAATAACCCCTTCATGGGAATGTTTCGCGAGCGCAAGTACCTGAAAAATAACATGATTTATACTCCCGCAGAGTCTGGCGATCAGATGATCGTCGTGAAGCGTGGGAAAGTTCGCGTCTTTTTGGCTGACGAAGACAAGGAATTTAACCTTGCCATTCTGCAAGAGGGTGATGCCTACACCACACACACAAGGGCATCCCTTCAGGCTCTGACAGACACAACGCTTCTCGTGACCGAGATGGACGCCTTTGGTGAGCACGCCGCAGATAGCCCCTTCTTTTCTATGGCAACGCTGACCGTCCTTGGCGAACACCTCCGCAATACCCTGAACATTATCAACCGCCTTGCATTCAAAGATATTAAGATGCGTCTGTGCGACTTCCTTCAGCAGGAAGCTCACCAGAAAGGTGAAAGCAGCAGGGCAGGTGTCGTTGTTTCTACAGGTCTTTCCGTCAAGCAGATCGCCGATTTTGTTGGTTCGACCCGTCAGACCGTGTCCACTCTGCTCAATGAAATGCAGAAAGAGGGCATCCTGACTCGCCTGAGTCGTGGCAAGTACGTGATTCATGACCTCGACGAACTGATGATCGGAGCCAATTCTTCCTCCAAGGGAAACTCTCCTCGCCGTAAGGCCATGTAA